Proteins encoded in a region of the Bacillus methanolicus genome:
- a CDS encoding phage antirepressor, giving the protein MNELQRIFDFQGHQLRMVIHNDEPWFVASDVCKILELSNPTMVMQRLEENERSKFNLGRQGEANIVNESGLYELIFASRKSEAKVFKKWVKQEVLPSIRKHGAYLTPQKIEEVLLNPDTIINLATQLKEEQQKRQQVEIALQKQQPLVHFAEACMASEKSLLVREVAKLATKQGIVIGEKRLWQKLRDWKLVFPNKNEPYQEYLDRGYFEISQGVKENEKGSFTWLTMRVTPKGQIYIMNRLRKENMKVS; this is encoded by the coding sequence ATGAACGAACTCCAAAGAATTTTCGATTTTCAAGGTCATCAACTTCGAATGGTTATTCATAATGATGAACCTTGGTTTGTTGCAAGTGATGTTTGCAAGATATTAGAACTTTCCAATCCAACAATGGTCATGCAAAGACTCGAAGAAAATGAACGGTCTAAGTTCAATTTAGGTCGTCAGGGTGAAGCTAATATCGTTAATGAATCCGGTCTTTATGAGTTGATCTTCGCAAGTCGAAAATCGGAAGCGAAGGTTTTCAAGAAATGGGTCAAGCAAGAAGTTCTTCCTTCCATTCGAAAACATGGAGCTTATCTAACTCCTCAAAAAATTGAAGAAGTTTTGCTAAATCCTGATACGATCATCAACCTTGCTACCCAGTTGAAGGAAGAGCAACAAAAACGGCAGCAAGTCGAGATCGCCTTGCAGAAACAGCAGCCATTGGTTCATTTCGCCGAGGCGTGTATGGCTTCTGAAAAATCACTTTTGGTTAGAGAAGTCGCAAAATTGGCAACAAAACAAGGCATCGTGATTGGCGAAAAACGGTTATGGCAAAAGCTGCGTGACTGGAAATTGGTTTTCCCAAACAAGAATGAGCCTTACCAGGAATATCTTGACCGTGGCTATTTTGAAATCTCTCAAGGTGTCAAAGAAAACGAAAAAGGCTCTTTTACCTGGTTAACCATGAGGGTTACACCTAAAGGACAAATTTATATCATGAATCGGCTTAGAAAAGAGAATATGAAAGTCTCTTAA
- a CDS encoding ATP-binding protein gives MRSVRKIANMTTDFNGKVIKKYLCEGCGNEVTVIRAKMLFGPKKGEWFEGKKGCDCEVYEIVRKEQEQAKAARLKRIFDENSLINPALKEATFENFEPNEFGQALQKAKRYVEEFDLGKPKNLFFQGSFGTGKSHLSFSIAKALQEKGYSTIFISTPKLLTKIRTTYGKSEMNEEQIINALADADLVVFDDIGAEGEISGWPIQKLFEVIDQRAGKHNIYTTNLSSSEFEVSKDLRRIFSRMMMDAEPIIMNGTDFRKKQFLKKVKENV, from the coding sequence ATGCGGTCGGTTCGGAAAATAGCGAATATGACTACGGATTTTAATGGCAAGGTCATAAAAAAATACTTGTGTGAAGGCTGCGGCAATGAAGTTACTGTTATTCGTGCAAAAATGTTATTCGGTCCAAAAAAAGGTGAGTGGTTCGAAGGGAAAAAGGGTTGCGATTGCGAGGTTTATGAGATTGTCCGCAAAGAGCAGGAGCAAGCAAAGGCGGCGCGATTGAAAAGGATTTTTGATGAAAACAGCCTGATCAATCCGGCGCTAAAAGAAGCGACTTTCGAAAACTTTGAGCCTAATGAATTTGGACAAGCTTTACAAAAAGCAAAACGCTATGTTGAGGAATTTGACCTAGGGAAGCCGAAAAACTTGTTTTTTCAGGGCTCATTCGGAACAGGAAAAAGCCATCTATCTTTCTCGATTGCAAAAGCGTTGCAAGAAAAAGGATATTCAACCATTTTCATTTCAACTCCGAAATTGCTGACCAAAATACGGACTACATATGGCAAGAGTGAAATGAACGAAGAACAAATCATAAACGCATTAGCGGATGCGGATCTTGTAGTTTTTGATGACATTGGCGCAGAAGGAGAAATTTCCGGTTGGCCAATACAAAAGTTGTTTGAAGTGATAGATCAACGAGCAGGGAAACACAACATTTACACAACAAATTTGAGCTCTAGTGAGTTTGAAGTGTCAAAGGATCTGCGACGGATTTTCTCTCGAATGATGATGGACGCAGAGCCAATTATCATGAACGGAACGGATTTCAGAAAAAAACAGTTTTTGAAAAAGGTGAAAGAGAATGTGTGA
- a CDS encoding DUF3954 domain-containing protein yields MNVNVEKMTAEISLMDNSLYVVKDGKITKIEAPQTGYGEYTAVWKDGKVLDVIKSERVRI; encoded by the coding sequence GTGAACGTAAATGTTGAGAAAATGACGGCTGAGATTAGTCTTATGGATAACTCATTGTATGTAGTAAAGGACGGCAAAATTACAAAAATCGAAGCCCCTCAAACGGGCTATGGAGAATATACGGCTGTTTGGAAAGACGGGAAGGTCTTAGACGTGATAAAGAGTGAGAGGGTGCGGATTTGA
- a CDS encoding host-nuclease inhibitor Gam family protein: protein MLDALREYELNEWEQEKDQVEEKQRFEITSLDSLNWAFRKLAAFKAKEAEIIELAKAERERIDMWEEQQKASIKSEMEFFEGLIYQYHAKILRDDPKAKTLSTPYGKSKARKTKEQPEKADESAILKHVLDNDMEEYTKKSLKWADFKKSLKIVETGNNKYVVDENGQVVPGVTIKPEEIKYSVEVE, encoded by the coding sequence ATGCTAGACGCTTTACGTGAATATGAGTTGAATGAGTGGGAACAAGAGAAAGATCAAGTGGAAGAAAAACAACGCTTTGAAATCACCAGTTTAGATAGTTTGAATTGGGCTTTTCGCAAATTGGCTGCATTTAAAGCTAAGGAAGCTGAAATTATTGAACTTGCTAAAGCAGAACGTGAGCGAATTGATATGTGGGAAGAACAGCAAAAAGCTTCTATCAAAAGCGAGATGGAGTTCTTTGAAGGACTGATTTATCAGTATCACGCAAAAATCCTTCGAGACGATCCGAAAGCGAAGACTCTTTCTACTCCTTATGGAAAATCAAAAGCACGGAAAACCAAAGAGCAGCCGGAAAAAGCAGACGAGAGCGCGATTTTAAAACACGTTCTTGATAACGATATGGAAGAGTACACAAAAAAATCTCTAAAATGGGCTGATTTTAAGAAATCACTCAAGATTGTTGAAACCGGAAATAACAAATATGTGGTCGATGAAAATGGACAAGTTGTGCCTGGTGTAACGATAAAACCAGAAGAAATCAAATACAGTGTGGAGGTTGAATAA
- a CDS encoding GNAT family N-acetyltransferase encodes MADCIKEINIRDEDTAKRVLSLQREAYRIEAELIGSMDILPLKESLQELMACEEKFVGLFEQEELIGVTSYKVENGQLDIHRLMVKPGHLRKGIARKLLNYLEKAIPDVHEIIVSTGAANLPAVQLYQKLGFKKTGEQMKKEGITLVHFKKFVK; translated from the coding sequence GTGGCTGATTGTATAAAGGAAATAAATATTCGTGACGAGGACACTGCGAAACGCGTTTTATCACTTCAACGAGAAGCTTATAGAATCGAGGCCGAGCTAATCGGTTCAATGGATATTCTGCCATTAAAAGAAAGTTTGCAAGAACTGATGGCTTGTGAAGAAAAATTTGTCGGGTTATTTGAACAAGAAGAACTGATCGGAGTAACTTCATATAAAGTTGAGAATGGTCAGCTTGATATACATCGGCTGATGGTCAAGCCCGGCCATCTTCGAAAAGGAATTGCAAGAAAACTATTAAATTATCTGGAAAAAGCTATCCCGGATGTGCATGAAATAATCGTTTCAACGGGTGCTGCTAATCTGCCTGCTGTTCAACTTTACCAAAAACTTGGCTTTAAGAAAACCGGAGAGCAGATGAAAAAGGAAGGGATTACCCTCGTTCATTTCAAAAAATTTGTGAAGTAA
- a CDS encoding helix-turn-helix domain-containing protein, with the protein MSTLLAERLVKLRKENNYTQQRVADFLGITRPAYTAYERGTRQPDYDILTKLADFYDVSVDYLLGRTDDPEPSKMDKLRKLGLKEGEEIHFFDLEGLTDEDIEFIKNQIEFLQKKAKQLRKDTE; encoded by the coding sequence GTGAGTACACTGTTAGCTGAAAGATTAGTTAAACTAAGAAAAGAAAATAATTACACACAACAAAGAGTAGCTGACTTCTTAGGTATCACCAGACCAGCTTATACAGCTTACGAACGTGGTACTCGCCAACCTGATTATGACATCCTAACGAAATTAGCCGATTTTTATGATGTATCAGTTGACTATTTGCTTGGGAGAACTGACGATCCCGAGCCTTCCAAAATGGACAAGCTCAGAAAACTCGGACTGAAAGAAGGCGAAGAAATTCATTTCTTCGATCTGGAAGGTTTAACTGATGAAGATATAGAGTTCATCAAAAATCAAATAGAGTTTTTACAGAAAAAAGCAAAGCAACTTAGAAAAGACACGGAATAA
- a CDS encoding ImmA/IrrE family metallo-endopeptidase, with translation MKTTYTQTYLEEFISNLYKSLGIFKPHQISEEYIAARLGILFFRDNGPAFHTRVCGVDAIYVDARDSPKKQREQFFHELCHVLRHVGSQSIVPVSFREWQELDAKRFVKCAAIPFDMVKDWDLRNDNIVQKASDTFGVTEKLCEQRLLQIKNRIYFKKIS, from the coding sequence ATGAAAACAACATATACTCAAACATATTTAGAAGAATTCATCTCAAATCTTTACAAAAGCCTTGGCATTTTTAAGCCTCACCAGATATCAGAAGAATACATTGCAGCGAGGCTTGGAATCTTATTTTTTCGTGATAATGGCCCTGCTTTTCACACACGGGTTTGTGGAGTCGATGCAATCTATGTAGATGCACGTGACAGTCCTAAAAAACAGCGTGAACAATTTTTTCATGAGCTTTGTCATGTTCTGCGTCATGTTGGGAGCCAATCCATTGTTCCTGTTTCTTTTCGAGAATGGCAGGAACTTGATGCTAAACGTTTTGTGAAGTGTGCGGCTATTCCATTTGATATGGTGAAGGACTGGGATTTGCGGAATGACAACATTGTCCAAAAAGCATCAGATACATTCGGCGTTACAGAGAAACTTTGTGAGCAAAGGCTTTTGCAGATCAAAAACCGAATCTACTTCAAAAAAATTAGTTGA
- a CDS encoding DUF4352 domain-containing protein has protein sequence MASEKTKKPFYKKWWVWLLGIIIIAAIASGGGEDTEQASTEPKETKTDQSKKEEPKKKETKQEKPKEETKKEQTTVGMNQPLKVGDVTFTVTGKSTAAQVGGEFGQKAQGTYLILDVVVKNEGKKAITTDSSFFKLKAGDVEYEADAVADAYINENGTSFFLQQVNPGIENKGKIAFDVPADIANKPDLILNVQTGFYGAEQGQISLK, from the coding sequence ATGGCTAGTGAAAAAACAAAAAAACCATTCTATAAGAAATGGTGGGTGTGGCTTTTAGGTATTATTATTATTGCTGCTATCGCTTCTGGCGGAGGGGAAGATACTGAACAAGCTAGTACAGAGCCAAAGGAAACAAAAACAGACCAATCTAAAAAAGAGGAACCTAAGAAGAAAGAAACAAAACAAGAAAAACCAAAAGAAGAAACTAAAAAAGAACAGACTACTGTTGGTATGAATCAACCGCTTAAGGTTGGCGATGTTACTTTTACTGTAACAGGAAAAAGCACTGCTGCACAAGTAGGTGGAGAGTTTGGTCAAAAAGCCCAAGGCACATATTTGATTCTAGATGTAGTTGTTAAAAATGAAGGTAAAAAAGCCATAACTACAGATTCTTCATTCTTCAAACTAAAAGCTGGGGATGTAGAGTATGAAGCTGATGCCGTAGCAGATGCTTATATAAACGAAAATGGCACAAGCTTCTTCTTGCAGCAGGTTAATCCTGGAATTGAAAACAAGGGAAAAATAGCTTTTGATGTACCTGCTGATATAGCAAACAAACCTGATCTGATACTAAATGTTCAAACAGGGTTCTACGGAGCAGAACAAGGTCAAATTTCCTTAAAATAA
- a CDS encoding helix-turn-helix domain-containing protein, protein MATIGKELAKARKRQGYTQEQLAMDLPVSRESLAKYETGARKLPDDMRRPIAEAVDDVEFYFITWNEAAGEVSIPFFNGDYVDHHPSSMVFLVKQETDEALEQLRRVCWFKPVHMRTETEREDMQKVVFELLDAAASTINLVAVVCREYGFSMRKLFKQWRLTLKARRLQK, encoded by the coding sequence ATGGCCACCATCGGAAAGGAGCTGGCCAAAGCGAGGAAAAGACAGGGATACACTCAAGAACAACTAGCAATGGACCTTCCTGTATCGAGAGAAAGCCTTGCCAAATATGAAACAGGGGCAAGAAAATTGCCGGATGATATGCGCCGGCCGATTGCAGAAGCAGTCGATGATGTGGAGTTTTATTTTATCACTTGGAACGAAGCAGCTGGGGAAGTATCAATCCCGTTTTTCAACGGGGATTACGTCGATCATCATCCCAGTAGCATGGTCTTCCTGGTTAAACAGGAGACGGACGAAGCACTTGAACAACTTAGAAGGGTTTGTTGGTTCAAACCCGTACATATGAGGACTGAAACAGAACGGGAAGACATGCAAAAAGTAGTTTTTGAGCTGCTGGACGCAGCAGCAAGCACGATTAATCTAGTCGCTGTTGTTTGCCGGGAATATGGGTTTTCAATGAGAAAACTCTTCAAACAGTGGCGACTCACATTAAAGGCCAGGAGGTTACAAAAGTGA
- a CDS encoding terminase small subunit, whose product MPRQRDPKRDEAFEIFKKHNGNIQNREIARILDVPEKTVSGWKSKDKWNEKLNGVLQTKIRSTPNKKVTKKARSPNKKEEKPIVESDELTEKQRLFCIYYVKSFNATQAAIKAGYAPESAHVEGSRLLRNAKVSAEIKRIKQEMTSGLFIEAMDVLQKYIKIAFADITDYVTFGQKEVPVIGMFGPIEDDEGNPVTQMVNYVEFKDSNMVDGTIISEVKQGKDGISIKLADKMKALDKLAQYFDLFPDQFKRKIEEEKLKLAKQQKQQVEVETPIFVDDVDEED is encoded by the coding sequence GTGCCACGCCAAAGAGATCCTAAACGAGATGAAGCATTTGAGATTTTTAAAAAACACAATGGGAACATACAGAATCGTGAAATCGCTCGTATTTTGGATGTTCCAGAAAAAACCGTTAGCGGTTGGAAATCAAAAGACAAATGGAATGAAAAGTTGAACGGAGTACTCCAAACAAAAATACGGAGTACTCCAAATAAAAAAGTTACTAAAAAAGCACGTTCTCCAAATAAAAAAGAAGAAAAGCCTATTGTCGAAAGTGATGAACTCACTGAGAAACAAAGGCTTTTCTGTATTTATTACGTGAAAAGTTTTAACGCTACACAAGCGGCGATTAAAGCGGGATACGCTCCAGAAAGTGCTCATGTCGAGGGTAGTAGGTTGCTAAGAAATGCTAAGGTTTCGGCTGAAATTAAACGTATTAAACAGGAAATGACAAGCGGTTTGTTTATCGAAGCAATGGATGTACTTCAAAAGTATATTAAAATCGCCTTTGCTGATATTACAGACTACGTCACATTCGGTCAAAAAGAAGTTCCAGTTATAGGAATGTTTGGCCCGATCGAAGATGATGAAGGCAATCCGGTTACGCAAATGGTCAATTACGTAGAGTTTAAAGACTCTAATATGGTTGACGGTACTATCATTTCCGAAGTGAAGCAAGGCAAAGATGGTATATCCATCAAGTTGGCTGACAAAATGAAAGCACTTGATAAGCTTGCTCAATACTTCGATTTATTCCCGGATCAATTTAAACGCAAGATTGAGGAAGAAAAATTGAAGCTGGCCAAGCAACAAAAACAACAGGTAGAAGTAGAAACTCCAATCTTTGTGGATGATGTCGATGAAGAAGATTAG
- a CDS encoding DUF7336 domain-containing protein, producing MKVYVVSAYDREVYSRQVWAVFSNRSSAEKYKSHLENSKDVDVLNVKVAEWEVCDTWEGAE from the coding sequence ATGAAAGTTTACGTTGTATCAGCGTATGACAGAGAGGTTTATTCAAGGCAAGTTTGGGCGGTTTTTTCTAATCGATCATCTGCCGAAAAGTATAAATCTCATTTAGAAAACAGCAAAGATGTAGATGTATTGAATGTCAAAGTTGCTGAATGGGAAGTTTGCGACACATGGGAGGGGGCGGAATGA
- a CDS encoding sigma-70 family RNA polymerase sigma factor, which yields MENWADDLLIEYRKGKKQLNKLKNSLDQKDPAIKEDIKIINSMASDMDFVIEWLETGRQPGLRRGVDKRKIYQIKYLENMDLIPDISEQLEPRNKQLYLSESQKRILLNIFSSFSLRERQCYILYAAQGLSMAEIAEELGIKKRTVQQYIERARKKIKERIS from the coding sequence ATGGAGAATTGGGCTGACGACTTATTAATTGAATATAGAAAGGGAAAAAAACAACTGAACAAACTAAAAAACAGCCTGGATCAGAAAGACCCGGCTATTAAGGAGGATATAAAAATAATAAATAGCATGGCTAGTGATATGGACTTCGTGATTGAATGGCTGGAAACAGGTAGACAACCCGGTTTAAGACGAGGCGTTGATAAAAGAAAAATTTATCAAATCAAGTATCTTGAAAATATGGATTTAATCCCGGACATTTCCGAGCAATTAGAGCCTAGAAATAAGCAATTATATTTATCTGAATCACAAAAGAGAATTCTATTAAACATTTTTTCCTCTTTTTCGTTGAGAGAAAGGCAGTGCTATATTTTATATGCTGCACAAGGATTGAGTATGGCGGAAATTGCTGAAGAATTAGGAATTAAAAAGCGAACTGTCCAGCAATATATTGAAAGAGCCAGAAAAAAAATAAAAGAAAGAATTTCATGA
- a CDS encoding recombinase family protein codes for MAIYIRVSTEEQAKEGYSIGAQEDRLRAYCISQDWEIFDVYKDEGRSAKDLERKELQRLLKDIKSGLIDVVLVYKLDRLTRSVLDLYKLLEEFDKYDVKFKSATEIYDTTTATGRLFITLVAALAQWERENLAERVKMGMLRKANLGEWLGGTSPYGAEFRDGRFHHIEHEKKIVQKMFKMIRTMGSDRVARILNSQGYRTRKGAEWAGYTVHYIVTNPFYIAKLRFNNERFQLRKPLREQQLFDTDLVEPMVDEQEFWEVQEILERRSGRKGRGMTGRYYFTSILKCGKCGAPMQGTVYYYKKSKRSVKFYRCSSKANGRSCKMPSIQENRLADEVLNSFHKLVFGWIQPKNVIQKDEAQAKDEWEQELKNVQRTMEKYKMMFVNDLIDFDELNEKMHVLREKEKELKYNLSNDHSSPTSSYTLEELEMLVQDFPGLWEVSTDEERKILLSEIFREIVVDADENAKVSPGNSKPFWIVSAK; via the coding sequence GTGGCAATTTACATCCGAGTAAGTACAGAAGAACAAGCGAAAGAAGGATACTCTATTGGTGCGCAAGAAGATCGACTCCGAGCCTATTGCATTTCCCAAGACTGGGAGATATTCGACGTATATAAAGATGAAGGAAGATCAGCAAAAGACCTTGAACGAAAAGAATTACAACGGCTATTAAAAGATATTAAGTCTGGCCTAATTGATGTTGTCTTAGTGTACAAATTGGACCGCCTTACTCGTTCCGTGTTGGACTTATACAAACTACTAGAAGAGTTTGATAAATATGACGTGAAGTTTAAGTCCGCAACTGAAATTTATGATACAACAACTGCAACCGGACGCCTATTCATCACATTGGTTGCTGCTCTTGCTCAATGGGAACGAGAAAATCTTGCAGAACGTGTAAAAATGGGCATGTTAAGAAAAGCGAATTTAGGCGAATGGCTTGGAGGTACCTCTCCCTATGGTGCTGAATTTAGAGACGGACGTTTCCACCATATCGAACATGAGAAAAAGATTGTGCAAAAAATGTTTAAAATGATACGAACTATGGGATCAGATCGTGTGGCTCGCATATTGAATAGCCAAGGATATCGGACTAGAAAAGGAGCAGAGTGGGCTGGATATACGGTTCATTACATTGTTACTAACCCATTTTACATTGCGAAACTCCGTTTTAATAATGAACGATTTCAATTGCGAAAACCTTTGCGCGAACAACAATTATTTGATACCGATCTAGTGGAGCCAATGGTCGATGAACAAGAATTCTGGGAAGTACAAGAAATTCTTGAAAGAAGAAGCGGAAGAAAAGGCAGAGGAATGACCGGAAGATATTATTTTACTTCAATTCTTAAGTGCGGGAAATGTGGAGCGCCTATGCAAGGAACAGTTTATTATTACAAAAAATCGAAAAGATCAGTAAAATTCTATCGTTGTAGTAGCAAGGCGAATGGCCGTTCCTGCAAAATGCCAAGTATCCAAGAAAACCGTCTTGCAGATGAAGTATTAAATTCTTTTCACAAGCTAGTTTTTGGATGGATCCAGCCAAAGAATGTCATTCAAAAAGATGAAGCTCAAGCAAAAGATGAATGGGAACAAGAATTAAAAAATGTGCAGCGTACAATGGAAAAATATAAAATGATGTTTGTGAATGACTTGATTGATTTCGATGAGCTGAACGAAAAAATGCATGTACTAAGGGAAAAAGAAAAAGAATTGAAATACAATCTTTCCAACGATCACTCTTCTCCCACTTCTTCTTATACTCTGGAAGAACTTGAAATGTTAGTTCAGGATTTCCCAGGACTTTGGGAAGTATCTACAGATGAAGAGCGAAAAATCCTCTTGTCTGAAATTTTTAGGGAGATTGTTGTCGACGCGGATGAAAACGCGAAAGTAAGTCCTGGCAACTCTAAACCATTTTGGATTGTAAGTGCAAAATAG
- a CDS encoding HNH endonuclease — translation MKNDYEICGDITKIFIKSPKHGEFITIISTSDLPRVKEFPNSWCLSFDRKVGSFYVYGMTPRPNRKAITLHRWIMGDPKGFVVDHINHDTLNNTRENLRVLSHAENMQNRKGIQKNNKTGVRGVGWDKKNQKWYAKVTINRKVIWLGYYENKEDAIKVVEEKRKEILPYSVNKEVN, via the coding sequence ATGAAAAATGATTATGAAATTTGCGGAGATATAACGAAAATCTTTATTAAAAGCCCTAAGCATGGGGAATTTATAACGATAATAAGTACTTCTGATTTGCCTAGAGTAAAAGAATTTCCAAACAGCTGGTGCCTCTCTTTCGATAGAAAAGTAGGTTCGTTTTATGTGTATGGGATGACTCCAAGACCTAACCGAAAAGCTATTACGCTTCATAGGTGGATTATGGGAGATCCAAAAGGTTTTGTTGTAGATCATATAAATCATGATACTTTAAATAACACAAGAGAGAACTTGAGGGTTCTATCACATGCAGAGAATATGCAGAATCGAAAAGGTATACAGAAAAACAACAAGACAGGCGTTAGAGGTGTGGGCTGGGACAAGAAAAACCAAAAGTGGTATGCAAAAGTGACTATAAATAGAAAAGTTATCTGGCTAGGTTATTACGAAAATAAAGAAGATGCGATAAAAGTTGTAGAAGAAAAAAGGAAAGAAATATTGCCGTACTCAGTTAATAAAGAGGTGAATTAA
- a CDS encoding helix-turn-helix transcriptional regulator has protein sequence MKKQIARTWLKEFRIAKGFTQYDVAKRVGIERSYYTMIESGNRTPSVSVAQSIGGVLDFDWTIFFTQNSNETLQKTSSA, from the coding sequence GTGAAAAAACAAATAGCAAGAACTTGGCTTAAAGAGTTTCGTATAGCAAAAGGTTTCACTCAATATGACGTTGCCAAAAGGGTTGGTATCGAAAGATCGTACTATACAATGATTGAATCAGGAAATAGAACACCAAGTGTTTCTGTTGCCCAATCTATCGGGGGTGTTCTGGATTTTGATTGGACAATTTTTTTTACCCAAAATAGTAACGAAACGTTACAAAAAACAAGTTCAGCCTAA
- a CDS encoding helix-hairpin-helix domain-containing protein produces MGSTLSKLKREKKPASPFNLDEMQAWNRGFSAGAREQRKADIEHLVRILEGLEEIPGIGEKTAWKVREFFLQRFGSD; encoded by the coding sequence ATGGGCAGCACACTCAGTAAATTAAAACGGGAGAAGAAACCTGCTTCTCCCTTCAATCTAGACGAAATGCAAGCATGGAACCGGGGATTTTCAGCAGGGGCCAGGGAGCAGCGGAAAGCGGATATTGAACATTTGGTGAGGATTTTAGAAGGGCTGGAAGAAATACCGGGCATTGGCGAAAAGACAGCTTGGAAAGTAAGGGAGTTTTTCTTGCAGAGGTTTGGAAGTGATTAA
- a CDS encoding YqaI family protein has translation MRDHPVIEQINRTGFPNMVAQPEHNGIDYFGTEILAGDEIVIDENNGEVVLKENLEDYLAEVYEFRFTTAE, from the coding sequence ATGCGAGATCATCCAGTCATTGAGCAAATCAATCGGACAGGCTTTCCGAACATGGTTGCTCAGCCGGAACATAACGGGATTGACTATTTTGGCACGGAGATCCTGGCCGGCGATGAGATTGTCATCGATGAGAACAATGGGGAAGTTGTTTTGAAGGAGAATCTGGAAGATTACTTAGCAGAGGTTTATGAGTTTCGGTTTACTACAGCCGAATAA